The Acidobacteriota bacterium genome includes the window TGACGCACCCGATGCAGACGAGCGCGTCCACGCCGCCGGCGGAGGCCACCGCCGCCGCGGCCTGCGGGATCTCGTACGCGCCCGGCACGGCGTGCACGCGAACGTTCTCGCGTGGCACGCCCGCCTCGACGAGCGTCTCCAGCGCCGCATCGCGCAGCGGATCGGTGACGAACTCGTTGTAGCGGGACACGACGAGCGCGATTCGAACGCCGCGCCGCGCGTGATCAGCCATGATGCGTGGCGCTAGCGCCCCTTGAACCCCGCCTTGCGCTTCTCGAGAAACGCTCTCGTGCCTTCGCGCATGTCCTCGGTGCTCGAGACCAGGCCGAACAGCGTGGCCTCGTTGGTCTGCGCATCCGCCAGGCTCATGTCGAGCCCCTGGTTGACCGCGTCGATGATGTAGCGCACGGCAATCGGCGCTTTGGCGGCCAGCGCGTGCGCGAGCGCCCTGGCCTCGGTCATCAGCGATGCCGCCGGCACCACGCGGTTGACCAGGCCGATCCGCCACGCGTCCTCCGCGGTGACGGGGTCCCCCGTCAGCAGCAGTTCGAGCGCGCGCCCCTTGCCGACCAGGCGCGGCAGCCGCTGGCTGCCCGCGTACCCCGGCATGATGCCCAGGTTGATCTCCGGCTGGCCGAGCCTCGCCGTGTCGGCCGCGATGCGCAGCGTGCAGGCCATCGCCAGCTCGCATCCGCCGCCGAGCGCGACGCCGTTGATCGCGGCGATGACCGGCTTGCCCAGATGCTCGACCAGGTCGAAGACGTGCTGGCCGGTACGGGCGTGATCCCGCCCGCCCACCGGCGTCAGCACCGCCAGCTCGTTGATGTCCGCACCCGCCACGAACGCCTTGTCGCCGGCGCCGGTGATCACCACCGCCCGCACGCCATCGTCGCGCTTGATGTCCAGGACCGCGCGCCGCAGCTCGTCGATCGTGTCGCTGTTGAGCGCATTGCGCTTCTCGGGCCGGTTGATGGTGACGACCGCGACGCCGCCGTCACGCTCGAGGAGGAGGTTCGTGTAC containing:
- a CDS encoding enoyl-CoA hydratase/isomerase family protein; this encodes MAYTNLLLERDGGVAVVTINRPEKRNALNSDTIDELRRAVLDIKRDDGVRAVVITGAGDKAFVAGADINELAVLTPVGGRDHARTGQHVFDLVEHLGKPVIAAINGVALGGGCELAMACTLRIAADTARLGQPEINLGIMPGYAGSQRLPRLVGKGRALELLLTGDPVTAEDAWRIGLVNRVVPAASLMTEARALAHALAAKAPIAVRYIIDAVNQGLDMSLADAQTNEATLFGLVSSTEDMREGTRAFLEKRKAGFKGR
- a CDS encoding 6,7-dimethyl-8-ribityllumazine synthase, with product MADHARRGVRIALVVSRYNEFVTDPLRDAALETLVEAGVPRENVRVHAVPGAYEIPQAAAAVASAGGVDALVCIGCVIRGATPHFEYISSAVAHGVTTASIRTGVPMAFGVLTTNSVEEALERSAPGPANKGREAALAALEMAALFRSL